The following DNA comes from Teredinibacter haidensis.
AGAGCAATACAGCGCCCCTTGCCTTTCAAGGCACTTAAGCACTACCCTATAAGGTTTCGGGGCTACGGAAACGACTTTCTAATGTTCAGCGTTACAACCATCCTCTTTTATCTGGCCGCCTGGGCATTTTTACTGCATTCAACCCTGCGAAGGGAAGATCTAAAAGAGAAACGCTTGCTCGCGTTCATTGCTCTGGGTACGTTAGCGCACTTCCTCGCCGCGTTTGTCTCCATCAGGACTGAAACCGCCTATCAGTTTGGATTCTTCAAAGTACCCTCTTTGTTTTTTGCTGTTATTAACCTCGTGGTACTGATTAGCAGTATTCGCAAACCTCTGCATAACTTGTTTTTATTTTTACTGCCGCTGTCCGTCGCAGCAATATTGGTTTCCGGGCTTGAGCAGTCGGTGATGAAAACCAGCAGTCAACTCAGTTTGAAGGCGATCTCCCATATTTTACTCTCGATCCTGGCCTACAGTTTACTGACCATTGCCAGCCTTCAGGCTCTACTACTCTCGTACCAGAACTATCAGCTCAAACATAAGCACCTGCGCGGTGTTATGGGGCTGTTACCGCCACTTCAAACCATGGAAACATTGCTATTTGAGCTGGTATGGGCCGGTGAGATATTACTTACGCTATCGATTATCACCGGCTTTTTGTTTACCGAGAGCTTTGCCGAGCAGCACCTTTCACACAAGGCAGTGTTCTCGATGATATCCTGGCTAATTTATGCGCTGTTATTGTGGGGCCGTCACACGCTTGGCTGGCGCGGCGCGGCCGCCATCCGCTGGACCCTGGGTGGATTTGCAGCACTTATGCTCGCTTATTTCGGCAGTAAATTGGTTCTGGAAATTATTCTTGGGCGTGTATAGGCGCCAGCCCCCTTGAACG
Coding sequences within:
- a CDS encoding cytochrome C assembly family protein is translated as MFSVTTILFYLAAWAFLLHSTLRREDLKEKRLLAFIALGTLAHFLAAFVSIRTETAYQFGFFKVPSLFFAVINLVVLISSIRKPLHNLFLFLLPLSVAAILVSGLEQSVMKTSSQLSLKAISHILLSILAYSLLTIASLQALLLSYQNYQLKHKHLRGVMGLLPPLQTMETLLFELVWAGEILLTLSIITGFLFTESFAEQHLSHKAVFSMISWLIYALLLWGRHTLGWRGAAAIRWTLGGFAALMLAYFGSKLVLEIILGRV